A window of Hordeum vulgare subsp. vulgare chromosome 5H, MorexV3_pseudomolecules_assembly, whole genome shotgun sequence genomic DNA:
TTGTGAATAATTTATGAATTCAAATTATTGTGATATAACATATTATTTTAAATCCGTCAAAATTTGTACAACCGGTTTCTTGGAAGAATCCCGCATGTAAAAATAGAAGTAAACTGACCATAGTAAGAAGAAAATCGCTGGAAAAGCTAGCCATTAAAAAAAGCATGGTCCGACATAAACGAAATGTGGTCCAAAAAAACGAACAGCAGGAAACATCAGCAAGAACCAGCGTGTGACCGCTCTGTGCGAAAGGTGGTTAGTTTGACGCATAAAGCATCGTATAGGAGCTCCCGTCATATGGAGCCGGGTTTCTGTGAAGCTCCCTCCGATTTTGGGAAACTTCCAACAGGTCTGCAGTTtttgtttcagattttttcgGCCCGTTCCtgtcttgttttttcttgtttttatcATTTTCGTTTTCATTCTCCTTTTTTTTCAAATGCATGAACTTTTTCTCATTTGTGAACTTTTTAAATTGGCTATTTTTTAATGAAGTTTTGTTCATTTTAATTTTTTCCAAATTCATGAAGTTTTATGTATTTTGTATTTTTTGAACTTTTCTCAATTCCATTAACTATTTTGAAACTAACCAAAAAATCAAATTCATGGAGAAAAATTTGTAAACTTCTTTTAAATAAAAAGGTCTTTCATTTAATTTTCATGAACTGTGTTTTTATGTTCTTTCTTTATTCTTTAtgaaaatgcttggactatttcaaATTTTGACGACTTTTAAAATCTATAAACTTTCTTCAAATTCGTGATGTGTTTTTTGAACTTGTAAACATTTTTTTGTGAAATTGTGATCTTTTTTTCATGAAATTGTATTTACTTTTTTGGAGGTGCTTAGAAAATCTGGTTCAGGATTTGTGGAAGCAGAACAGaacatgctctctctctctctctgcagggcCAGAGAGTTGTCGAGTTGAGGATTTGAATTCTGGAGAGTCACCTAGGTACAATTTCAAATCTCAATGGTGTGGATGAAAAATTGGCATTCTGTAGAGAACGTTGTCTCTTAGCAACAACAAtttcggaacggagggagtaattcatAACTCCAGTTCCAAGGGTGGACCGCTAATATTACCCAGATTTGATTACAAACCAAGCAGGTTCAATATGGTTCATAGCATCAATCCAACATTAATATAGGTACTGAAGGAAACAGAGTAGTACGGTTTGTAAGAACAATCTCACAACTAAAAACCATCTGAACCAAGTTCCACCACACCCATAAGCCCACGTCAAGTTAGCCATCCTCTTCCACTTCTCTCGCTTCTCTGGTTTGGCCTGCTGCAGAAGTTGATACCATTAAGCATGTCAACAAGTTCTGGGAAAGCACAGAAAAACTACAAACATTTTGATAGTTGTGCTGAGGGAGAAAAATTGCATATGGCATTAATAAAGTGTCCTCAAATTTGTTACTGTGGGAGAAAATACAATCTTCTGGCCAAGTCATCAATATATTATTACACAAAAAAATCTACCAAAGAGCGGCGCTCATTTAAAGGAAGCCAAATTGACACAAAAAACAATTCTTATCAACTATTCCACTAACCTACTAtattttactccctccgtcccaaaataagtgtcttaagcttagtgcaactttgtactagctctagtacaaagttgagacagttattttgggacggagggagtacatctttAGGCAGAGCAATTACTAAGTCCTTTTGAACCCCGACAAGGACAAGATGAATGAAGAATATATACAATCCTTTATCAAAATGTGCTAACAGGCAACAATGTTAGCAAGCCTTTATCAATGAAGAATATATACAAACCTTTATCAAAATCTGTTTCACCTAATATAACAAACTATGCATGTTAGTGAACTCATAACGAGAAACACGAGACAGTAAATTTGAGTGGGTCATTCAATACATTATACTGTCTTCAGAATGACAGCATCCCAGAGGAGAAAATTATCAAGCATCAGAACAGCAACAGGCTGGCATAAAGCCAAACAAGTTATACTTACAGTTATTATGCAGCTTCCTTGTAAGCTTCTTCTTCGGTCTCGTTTTTCCACACGTATTCTTCCCCGGTCTTCTGATTCACATTCTCCATGTTTTCCTTGGCATAATTCCTTTCTGTGCACCCATTACTTCTTAGTGTCCTCTTATTATCTTCCTTGCCACTAGATGCAGTACAAGTCAAGTCCCGAAGAGCTCTGATCCTGCTTATAGTAACACAACACGATATATAGCTATTACATATACAGGATGCATCTCCAAGACCCTACACAAGAACAAATAAGATACACTCTTCTATGTACGTACCTTGTAGGTTTCTCTactccagcagcagcagcagtaacaaTGTTGTTCCCGTTACTACTTTCCATGTTTTCCTTATCATCATTCCATTCTGCGTAACCATTACTTCCTAGCTCCCTCTTGTGATCTTCCTTGCCATTACATGCAGTACAGGTCAAATTCCCAACAGTGTTGATCCTGCCTATAGCAAAACAACATGATACATTACTATTACATATACAGGAACAAATAATATGCTCTAAAAGACCCTAAACAAGAAGAAATAATATGCTCTTTCATAGACCGTACCTAGTAGACATATCTGctccatcagcagcagcagcagcagcagcaatgtTGTTCTTCCCATTAGCACCAAAAGCTTCAGTGTGCATGTCGTGCAGAATGCAACAGGCTTCCTCCCGAATGAAAGCAGACATTGCTTCATCGCAGCTTAGATCGCTCAGATTCTCACGTAACAGCTTGGCTTCCTTTGCAGCGCCCTGCTTGAACCATCGTTTTAGCAGTAAATTTCATGCAATGTGTACAGATCTATCTATGAAAAACAGTGAAGGTAGAAAGGTCAGCATTTGGGCGAGCCAGACACTTCCTTACCACCATGGCGGCACCAGCAGCGGCGGCGATGGATCCAGACCCTTTGTACAACATAAGACTGATGGCATGCTCTCTGATCTGATTGCAGAGAATGCAAGTCATGTTACCAGAGCTGTATCTCCCGCACATAGCCCTCTCGCACATCAACTCAGCCTCTTTGCAGATACACTTGAAGCCAACAATTTTAATTTGTAGTTAGTGCAAAGAAAGCTACTACTACTAAGTAAATGGAACAACGGCTGATACAGATTAAGTAGGCATGCACATACCACCAAAGCAGCGGCGGCAGCATATGCACCAGCATATTCACACACTCCATCGACTATGTCCTGCGCATGCTGCTTGATTTTGTGGCTCAGGGCAGTCTCAGTGTCATTTAATTTTATCTTGTTCCTCTTACATAGACTAATGAACTTGGCCTCCATCTCCAGACACTTAAAACCATCGTTTTGCAATTGATATAAGCAAGTAGATTAGCAAGCAATTAAAAAATAGATGAACATTCAATCGAGCTAGAATGGAGCAGGACAAAAATACATTCAGTTATTCCAGAAACTGAAGAAGATGCGGTTTATGAGTAGTTTGTATTATGGAGACCAAACAACATCTACGCGCTACATTGAAGGAATTGATAGGCTAGAAATTCTTTCTACTCTAGGTGGCTACCTAGTAGGATGCTTTTGGGAACTCTATAGATTGAGTGATGAGTCGGAGTATTAACAAATAAACTGATTATGCAAAAGAAAAGTCAACCAGTTTATCATCAGTAACGCACATGGAACACAATAATATGAGCAATATTAAAGATACACTACAATCCATGAACAGATGGGAAATGGGCTATGTTTGGGAACCTGGATAATATGAGCAATATTAAAGATACACTACAATCCATAAACAGATGGGGAATAGGCTATCCTTGGGAACCTGAATACTGTGGCACACCACAGTTGTCAAAACCTTTCCTGATACATGGGTCAAACATCTACCAAATGCAGGCAGGAGGTTTCCAAGTAAATTACCTTGCGGGCGAGAGGAATGAGACGGCCATTCTCATTTGTCCATGCAGATCGGACAACAAACTTGTGCCCGGTAGAGGCAGAGTCATCAACAGATTCAGGAGGATTGCGGAGGTAGTACTCGCAGAGGTACTCCCGGTAGAGGGGCCTGTCCGAATCGAGGCACTGATAGATCGGCAGTAGCCTCCACCATCCCCATGCCTTCTCCATTTGATCTATCCATCACAAACAAGGaggcagaagaagaagatgagcacaataacatactccctccgttccaaaatataagaccttttagagatttcattaggagactacatacagagcaaaatgagtaaaatgagtgaatgtacactctaaaatatgtctatatacattcgtatgtagtttatagtgcaatctctaaaaggtcttatatttagaaacggagggagtatatacgaATTCAGTTGTTCATTAGGATGAAATGGACGGCTACTCAACGATAGATGAGATTTAGGGAACAAATTGGCCATCATCAACAGCAACTCTATCCAGTGAATCAAAGCACCAAATCATGATAGATTTCCACAGCGGAGAAAATCGATCAGCATACCTGGATACCTGATGATATTTGCCGAAGGTATCGACATCTTTGTAAGAGTCAAATTACCCTCCACTTGCATCAGAAAAGCCCACCACTTGATGCGCATCCTAGCATCGCCGGGGGGGTACTCGATGCCGTTGGCGGCCAGCACCTCCGGGTCGTAGCGGTGGAAcaactcgtcgtcgtcgtccatcCTGAAGTTCGCCATCCAGGAAGTCTCGGCGCTACTCAGATCTGCTCTCTGTACGAGGGCTCGGGAGGGGACGGCACGGGATTTAGGGTTTGTAGATGGGGAATGGGAGACTGGACGGGGGAGGGGGCTCTTTTCAAAAGGCGAGACCTCCCCACCCTTTTTGTTTTGACAAAACTGACAAAAATGATCGGTGAAgcgaaagaactcacaaaatgaacccgaatgaaaaaaataaaatatccgGCTGATCCTTTCATGTGGCGCCCGACACATaaacgccacactacactgtgtgacgtctAAGGCATCGGCGCCACACGCCTGGCCACGCTGGCGCAGCTGGCCCCACCCGCACGCAGTGCGACGCATAAGCCTTAGGCGTCGCACCCTCTAAAGTGTGGCGtcgaaggcttaggcgccacactgcgACTTATCCAGCCACgagccagcccccctcccccaccccctcctcattccccttcCTTCACTTCACATCTTGTGGTCTAGTCTTCCGCTTCCTCAAATCCGTCTCCAAATCAGCGGATCTAaaggtttggaccgggcatttgttgtccaatccctcccctaaggtaatccccccCCCCCGATCCCTTCCTTCTCATCCAAACAAAAAATCTCTTTTGGTCACTTTGTTGCAAATTTGATAAAAACCTAGTTTTTCATTAAATGTgagatgtatatgatattgttgtatttgtttgtatgttaggataaggggtatgatggggttaggattagggttgtttggatgtttgctttatggttgttttagggttaggctagcgttaggattagggttgtttggatgtttgcattatggttgtgttagggttaggctagggttagggttagggttatggATGTTTGTAAGTTAGGAATAGGGTTTATTTTTATTAAGTAGATATTGTAGTATTTGAATGATTTCTTATAGAAAATAgtatatgttgtgttgtttagggatgggaagaacatgtgtttatgttcatcacatggacaaggatgcctttttaaaaggcaatattgatccggacccggatgagcttgacatggtgtccGATTTCTGTCCTAGCTATGCTGAATTGTTAGAACAAGTCTggaaggatttgaattggatggaccctagtgatgtagttgagtttgatggtaggtaTAATGTGGGATTcagaatgcacattcgttggaagaccatgtgtgtcaactccgagcaacgttggcttgcatacaaggatacggtggccgaatcactagacaaggttctagagttatttgccatcaaaacaaatgttcctaacttgcaGTTGGATTTGAATcgggttgcctcttcgattgttgaagctaGTCCTGCACGCATCAACGAACAGGCCAACATTGTACCTCTTTCAGCACAACAATCTTGTATCCAACATGAACCATTGCTAGAGGATAATGATGtgcacgatgatgatgagaatgatggtattgttcttcatgacaacagccttggtgatttggacaaatataatttgcaagagacaatggaccattctattTCGTACTCATGTGGCTATGCATCCGAGTTggacgatgagggtcccgatgaagaagttgatgaggaagggttcacgacAAAGGAATCTaaagctttcacgaaggtattagggcgggatcaccggacaccattgttcgaggatcttagccttgcggatgaagccgtggttgatggaggcgaaggcatattgtttggagttaggccaccttctcaccgggacaaacatgggaagaatattattttgccggggtcaaagttccAAACATTccttgaactgaagatgtggttggttgaatattctgttacgcattataggccacacaaagttgttcattcaaacatgaagttgcgttacacggttgcatgtgaggattcaggatgtccttggattgtccgtgcaagaccctggaaaggagggccaggatggaacattgtcagttgtatgcctcacacgtgttgaggcaagagggttgatggcaAGCTTTCATCGCAAAACCATAGACAAATCTGATGTGAAAACGTTGTAAGCagagcgttggaaagccttcaacgtcattTCGTCCTCAACCTATGATGCGAAAACGATATCGTcatacatatgaaggttgaaagtgcacaatgtatgatggctatgtcatacctctggagtgtcaacatcatcctctaAATGAGCTcccgaggtaatgtcaccatcgtccATACGAGCTCCCGAAGAAGTTGAATCGTCTAGAGTATTTCTTTgggatgaaccggatctcgaaggtgaaacatattcagggtcacgacaacctaaaatgttggataggcgccgCAAATTCTTGCCCTGTTTCTGTTAGATTGAAAGATAAATGAGATATATAAGGTACCGTATGTTGCACTCGTCGGCAAAATCTGaataatgacacaacaccttcATGAAAAGTCAAAGTGCggattctcccttttttcctccaaGTGTCTTGTCTAGAATAGCTTCGGTTtcatcagcttgtttcttgaTCTCTTTGTGCTATGATCACAAGAAAATGACATGTAAGGCAAGTGCATGTGTGTACTAGCGTTCATACTTAACATACgggagcacacttaccacaaagttcaggacaggggcgaaAGAAGTTTGGTGCCCTTCGCGAATTAGCATGTTGTATTTGCCATGGGCAAGTGCATtgtactcagtgggttcttccaatatgtcctcctcttAAGCCGACGGACAAATCTCGACGcgagtactctcctgaaaccatcttacgtagttgttgaacgcaagcgGACAATGCTCGTGGGGCTGGGTTCCTTGCGTACTCGTAGctgcctgcacactttgctcgaacatgatgacatagttcttatgatgcttgtgacaatccttgatctttcgctgcctcctcctatccaacctgctttttACAAAACTCATTAttagctcgctcaacactaaaCTCATACATAGTTCTTTATTGTGCATGCTTTGTTACTTGTGAAGTTGTGTGTcggtgtccacccactccggcgggtgtggctgaaacAACCCAAATTGATGCATCACACGATGAGGGAGATGAAACTtaaccgcccaattgcatataagtggacaacgcattagccaaagatgtttttCCTGCAGGCATATTGGATTGAGCtggaacgtgtgtgcatcaccaaatcTTGGCCTGACACCATATGGCTGccattccacctacaacacaacataaaaggCACAATCCATTTTCCTCACAACAAAAGCTGGGAGTCAACTCTGAGATGTTTACTTGCTCGgcggtaagcgaatccatctcgttggtgtattgcttgtacaatagaTTCACATCgctcgtgtgacagcccgagaccgacgttccagaagattccccttctattccgttttcgtcgtgtggcttattttatttgtggcatcatcatcgcatcatctgcattgcatccgcatcccgttgccgcccgttttcaaaacctgcacccgttattagttgtcggttctctccgttatcgtcgttgagcgtttcgaaaacaaccacacatgcacgcgccgcgacatcgtcaagaccttgtttttataacgtgtataaaactttctccgattgagctggaacttggcgtgcggtcttaatttagtgtaggtaggccgtctgtcaaatttcatcgcgatcggagctcgtttgttatccgtgccgtttattatataacgacactatagccggtcaattgtcggacgtttcggtattttaaactctgtcaccGGGTTGCCCTTTTTCCCCCTCTTctatgcctagcccctctgcacattgcatcgaccctacgcgcagcccagtccgaaaacctcccggaacccgaacccggcggtcaTGACCGTtgcatccggatcaaccccgttttaccgcaaatcgtcttcggtttgtccattgcaccCCCTAACCTAATCTTCTCGACCACCTGATCTAAATCAGAGGGTTCAATGAACCTATCTCTAAcctagctatatatatatatagcacctAACCCTAAAATATAGGAGGGTTGTCCCATCCCTAGCCGCCACCGCTCCTCAGATTTTGTGCCAACCAACCAGTCGACCACCACAGGCAAGCCCTGCTCGATCTAGACCGCTGGATCCCAGATCGGACGTCCTAGAGAACCTTCCACGACCTCCCGCAGCGCTCGATCCAGATTGGATCGAGGCCACTGCCCCGTGCCCGCATCCTCCATGACCGCCGTCGTTCCGGCAAGCTACCGGCAGCCGGAGCTCCGCAGGCCGGATCCGAGTCCCTTCCTTCTCTGTCTCCCTGCTCTCTTCCTTCTATTCCTTCTCTCCATGTTCCCCATCTCTTTTTCTCATCTCTCCCTCTGCTCGTTTCTTCTGCCAGGAGAAGAAACggaaaccgccgccgccgccctacaTCACGACAGCTGCGCATGACGCCTACAGCCTCGGGAATGGGCCCCCCTCGTCCGGATATGCCCGGCCCGCTGGCGAGGATCCCCGTTGGCGCCGCCCCTGCAGTCTCTGACGAGCTGACCCCCCTGCATCGCACCCAACTGTTGCAGGTTGTGCCTTTTCTGCTGATGCTTCCTCGTAGATCCATCCGAAGGTGTACTTCATAGCACGCAAGGTTGCATTTTTAGCACATAGTTTAGTTAGTCCTTCTAGTTAGCTCACGACGCCCGCACCAGCAGGTTGTGGGTTCAAATCCCCGTCGCTGCATGTTCTTGTTTATGCATTTATTTTTGTCTCGaggatgacctctttcatctattTCAGCTGTTGTCAAAGCCGTTGTTAATTCGCAAACCAGTAGCTAGCCCAACTAGACAATGCGCTCGCCCACCTCCAGTAGGTTCTGGGTTCGAGTATGAGGAGCATCATATATTATTTtggcttttatttctttctttagcTGACAGGCGGGGCACCTTTGTCATTCATAGGCACGTCCACTCCTGGGCCGCTGCAAGTTGTAGCAATTCGGCCTATGTTCAGTTTTTTTCCCTCCTGCGAATTTGCTAGCTTGCAGAAAATAGTAGGTTTTAAAGAAACGGCTgcaacttttaaaccgtgcatcggatcgaagTGATTCAAttttgtaacttgactagaatttcgcgtaggttaatattttccaactctcgtgcataattagaactgtttagtgtgctgtttgcatcagtttgcatgtcgacgtgttgaaaatggtttaggtcgtaaatttttgtccgtagctccgttggagatgtgacaTATAGGtagatggaccagaacgacgagtagaatcacgtgaaccactttgtttttccgtttaacaaaccaaaaatgtgattaggacaaatctggacagaattaagatttaacacgtggggtcattttggagatgctatatatcgtttccggcctcatttaaaatgcctagctaggtagattaatttgtaattcagcccttgccatgttaacaacctttTAATACATCCGTGTACCTGAaccggagtgaactaaataattcaacgtggagtttcgtcgatatgcaactcgttgcatatcgagcttcacttaatgtgtagtgtttgattgttgtgattttcatgccttgcattagaccgttcctgcatcatatgtgtcttgcatagTGTGGTGTGTTTCTGTGTTGAtggttgtttccggtttcctccgtcttgatagagttccgcaagcgtgtcggaaagtgaggacccgttcgactacaacggttcgtcggcttcacggagtcattcttcttccaagcgggatctcaggcaagatgaccatttccccagataccattactatcattgccatgctagttttaccatttctaccgtttatgtcttgttgcctaccacatgttaaatatcagcctctcaacattgccatgaaaccttcaacctgtttaacctagcaaaccactgattggctatgttaccgcttgcttaaccatgttgttagcgttgctagttgcaggtgcagttgcttccatgtgataacatgggttccttgttatatcaccatattaattgctaattaatttaatggacctatatacttggtaaaaggtggaaggcttggcctttctagcctggtgttttgttccacctttgcccccttagtttcggctaccggtgttatgttccataatggagagctcctaacacgattggggttgttatggggacccccttgataattcgttttagattaaagctagtatGGGAAGGCccgactttggtactacatttgcctaatcacctaataaaattgcatagggactttccggaccccgaggataatttaattaacccccgggccagtgctcctcatgagtgttggtccaaactggacagactgcggggccaccacggggcaactcgaggtttggcacctgtaggcttTGCCATCCGTCGtgacctgagaacaagatacgcggctcctatcgggatcgtcgacacgccaggcggccttgctggattagttttacctttgactaaatatcttgtgcatcgggattccggtgatgctttgggtaatctcagagttgaggttttccactaaggaatccgacgagatcgcgagtgtcgtgatcgaggatttctatgcggcttgtggtaatttatgatggactagttggagcacccctgcagggtaaaatctttcggaaagtcgtgcccgcggttatgtggcaacgtggatactttgtttaacattggttctagataacttgaagttaacttaattaaaacttgcccactatgtgcgtaaccgtgactgtctctttcgtgtgttcctttctccgatcgaggacacggtgtggttatgtctgacgtaggtaggtgttcaggatcatttatttgatcatcagtagttcacgtccgttatgcgtagatcttccccctcttatttctcgtactcgtaagttagccaccatatatatatgcttagccgctgctgcaacctcaccacttaaccatacctcacccattaagctttgctagtcttgatacctttggaaatgagattgctgagtcccctgtggctcacagattactacaacaccagttgcaggtacaggtaaaggttacttgacgcgagcgcgatgattgttcatttggagttgcttcttcttcttcttcttcttcttcttcttcatcgatctaggatgggttccaggccgacagcctgggatagcaaggatggacgtcgctcttcttttgtcgtttgttttcgtccgtagtcagaccctgctcttactcttggtgaatatgtaatgtactgatgtgactctgatgtagcttgtggcgagtgtaagccaattctataatatatctcttctttttagtacatgtacttgtaacgatatccattcttgcgacacgacaagatgcgcttctatccctgacgaggccctcaggccaaattgaggatagggtcacatcttgagcgtgacaagttggtatcagagcagtaccgacctaggagcccccttgattgatcgaacttggccga
This region includes:
- the LOC123396048 gene encoding uncharacterized protein LOC123396048 isoform X1; this translates as MANFRMDDDDELFHRYDPEVLAANGIEYPPGDARMRIKWWAFLMQVEGNLTLTKMSIPSANIIRYPDQMEKAWGWWRLLPIYQCLDSDRPLYREYLCEYYLRNPPESVDDSASTGHKFVVRSAWTNENGRLIPLARKCLEMEAKFISLCKRNKIKLNDTETALSHKIKQHAQDIVDGVCEYAGAYAAAAALVCICKEAELMCERAMCGRYSSGNMTCILCNQIREHAISLMLYKGSGSIAAAAGAAMVGAAKEAKLLRENLSDLSCDEAMSAFIREEACCILHDMHTEAFGANGKNNIAAAAAAADGADMSTRINTVGNLTCTACNGKEDHKRELGSNGYAEWNDDKENMESSNGNNIVTAAAAGVEKPTRIRALRDLTCTASSGKEDNKRTLRSNGCTERNYAKENMENVNQKTGEEYVWKNETEEEAYKEAA
- the LOC123396048 gene encoding uncharacterized protein LOC123396048 isoform X2, giving the protein MANFRMDDDDELFHRYDPEVLAANGIEYPPGDARMRIKWWAFLMQVEGNLTLTKMSIPSANIIRYPDQMEKAWGWWRLLPIYQCLDSDRPLYREYLCEYYLRNPPESVDDSASTGHKFVVRSAWTNENGRLIPLARKCLEMEAKFISLCKRNKIKLNDTETALSHKIKQHAQDIVDGVCEYAGAYAAAAALVCICKEAELMCERAMCGRYSSGNMTCILCNQIREHAISLMLYKGSGSIAAAAGAAMVGAAKEAKLLRENLSDLSCDEAMSAFIREEACCILHDMHTEAFGANGKNNIAAAAAAADGADMSTRQDQHCWEFDLYCM